One segment of Ziziphus jujuba cultivar Dongzao chromosome 12, ASM3175591v1 DNA contains the following:
- the LOC107428120 gene encoding xanthohumol 4-O-methyltransferase-like has translation MEIAENDESLQGQQIYAFSTSMVLKCAVELRIADIIHSQGGPITSEKIASGIPDSPSPNISYLERIMRLLVLKNIFIVYHPLSKWIFQCVKDGGVAFKRANGWDFSSSNSGYYKLFNDDMSSTVDISMRAFLQAYKDELSSIGSMVDVGGGTGKAMYEIVKSLTYIIKGINFDPAHVIATASACEGISHIGGNMFVDIPSADSILVSWLVVKQNDESLQGLVEVWQQIYAFSTSMVLKCAVELRIADIIHSQGGPITLKQIASGVTDSPSLNISHLERVMRLLVLKNIFTVHHPSDGGETLYGPTNLSRWMLWDSKPSFVPLLLLGNNPVNIGSWHYLSQCVKDGGVAFKKANGCDVWDFASSDSGYNKLFNDAMSSTVDILMGVFLPAYKDELSSIGSLVDVGGGTGKAIHEIVKSHPHIKGINFDLPHVIATAPAYEGISHIGGSMFEDIPKADAIFIKDMLHDWNDEKCVEILKNCRKAIPEKIGKIIIVENVIGINEKDIFEEIRIMLDLTMMTLTTGKERTIKEWKKLLEEGGFPRYNFIKIPARQSIIEAYPI, from the exons ATGGAAATAGCAGAAAATGATGAATCTCTGCAAGGCCAACAAATCTATGCGTTTTCAACCTCTATGGTACTGAAATGTGCTGTGGAGCTCCGCATTGCCGATATCATACACTCACAAGGTGGTCCAATCACTTCGGAGAAAATAGCTTCTGGTATTCCCGATTCACCATCTCCTAATATCTCCTACCTCGAACGAATTATGAGACTTCTAGTCCTCAAAAACATATTCATAGTTTATCATCCATTGTCTAAATGGATATT CCAATGTGTGAAAGATGGTGGGGTCGCTTTTAAAAGGGCCAATGGCTGGGATTTTTCATCATCAAATAGTGGATACTACAAGTTGTTTAATGATGACATGTCAAGCACCGTTGACATTTCGATGCGTGCGTTCTTACAAGCATACAAAGATGAGCTCAGTAGCATAGGATCAATGGTGGATGTAGGGGGTGGGACTGGAAAAGCCATGTATGAAATCGTGAAATCTCTTACATACATCATCAAAGGCATTAATTTTGATCCAGCACATGTCATTGCTACAGCATCCGCTTGTGAAGGGATCTCCCACATCGGGGGTAACATGTTCGTGGATATTCCTAGTGCTGATTCCATCCTCGTGTCGTGGCTCGTGGTAAAAC AAAATGATGAATCTCTGCAAGGCCTAGTAGAGGTTTGGCAACAAATCTATGCTTTTTCAACCTCTATGGTACTGAAATGTGCTGTGGAGCTCCGCATTGCTGATATCATACACTCACAAGGTGGTCCAATCACTTTGAAACAAATAGCTTCTGGTGTTACTGATTCACCATCTCTTAACATCTCCCACCTTGAACGTGTTATGAGACTATTAGTCCTCAAAAACATCTTCACCGTTCATCATCCATCTGACGGTGGAGAGACATTATATGGACCCACAAATTTATCTAGATGGATGTTGTGGGACTCAAAACCAAGTTTTGTGCCCCTTCTACTATTGGGTAATAATCCCGTGAATATTGGTTCATGGCATTACCTTAGCCAATGTGTGAAAGATGGTGGGGTCGCCTTTAAGAAGGCCAATGGCTGTGATGTTTGGGATTTTGCATCATCTGACAGTGGATACAACAAGTTGTTCAACGATGCCATGTCAAGCACCGTTGACATTTTGATGGGTGTGTTCTTACCAGCATACAAAGATGAGCTTAGTAGCATAGGATCTTTGGTGGATGTAGGAGGTGGGACCGGAAAAGCTATCCATGAGATTGTGAAATCTCATCCGCATATCAAAGGCATTAATTTTGATTTGCCACATGTCATTGCCACAGCACCCGCTTACGAAGGGATCTCCCACATCGGAGGTAGCATGTTTGAGGATATACCTAAGGCAGATGCAATTTTCATCAAG GATATGCTACATGATTGGAACGATGAAAAAtgtgtggaaattttgaaaaattgtcgCAAAGCAATACcagaaaaaattggaaaaattattattgtggAAAATGTTATTGGGATAAACGAGAAAGACATATTTGAGGAAATACGCATAATGTTAGATTTAACAATGATGACACTTACTACTGGAAAAGAGAGAACGATTAAGGAATGGAAGAAATTGTTAGAAGAAGGAGGTTTTCCTCGATACAACTTCATCAAAATTCCTGCTAGACAATCTATTATCGAGGCCTATCCCATAtga
- the LOC125418755 gene encoding uncharacterized protein LOC125418755, translating into MAGAGIHPYHQQWPPAAQAPPPPPPPVAAGAAAAPPPHHPPPILVDNPNRPATDEVRTIFITGLPEDVKERELQNLLRWLPGYEASQVNFKGEKPMGFALFSSAQQALAAKDTLQNMVFDAESKSVLHTEMAKKNLFVKRGIVADSSSYDQSKRLRTGGDYSHAGYSSPSPFHPPAPVWGPHGYMAPPPPPYDPYGGYPVPPVPMPAPAPLPAPSSYVPVQNTKDNPPCNTLFIGNLGENINEEELRGLFSVQPGFKQMKILRQERHTVCFIEFEDVNSATNVHHNLQGAVIPSSGSVGMRIQYSKNPFGKRKDGNHAGIASAVGGTPPPALTYQ; encoded by the exons ATGGCCGGTGCCGGAATCCACCCATACCACCAGCAATGGCCGCCGGCAGCTCAAGCTCCTCCTCCTCCGCCTCCTCCGGTCGCCGCCGGAGCTGCCGCAGCTCCTCCCCCTCACCATCCCCCTCCAATCCTCGTCGATAACCCTAATCGCCCCGCTACAGATGAG GTGCGAACGATTTTCATAACTGGTCTTCCTGAGGACgtgaaagagagagagcttCAGAACCTGTTAAGATGGTTACCGGGATACGAGGCTTCCCAAGTGAATTTCAAAGGCGAAAAGCCTATGGGTTTCGCTCTCTTTTCTAGTGCTCAACAAGCCCTTGCTGCCAAGGATACTCTAcaa AATATGGTTTTCGATGCGGAATCCAAGTCAGTGCTGCACACAGAGATGGCCAAGAAAAATCTTTTCGTCAAGAGAG GAATAGTAGCGGATTCAAGCAGTTATGATCAAAGTAAACGCTTACGAACCGGTGGTGACTACTCGCATGCTGGCTATTCAAGTCCATCTCCTTTTCATCCTCCTGCACCTGTTTGGGGACCACATGG GTATATGGCTCCACCTCCTCCTCCATATGATCCATATGGAGGCTATCCTGTTCCTCCTGTACCAATGCCTGCTCCTGCTCCTTTACCAGCACCTAGCAGTTATGTACCTGTGCAG AACACAAAAGACAATCCACCGTGCAATACTCTATTTATTGGCAATCTGGGCGAGAACATCAATGAGGAAGAACTGAGGGGCCTGTTCAGCGT ACAACCGGGCTTTAAGCAAATGAAAATCTTGAGACAGGAAAGGCATACTGTGTGTTTCATTGAGTTTGAA GATGTGAACAGTGCTACCAATGTACACCATAATTTGCAGGGTGCGGTTATCCCCAGTTCTGGCTCTGTAGGCATGAGAATACAATAT TCAAAAAACCCATTTGGGAAAAGGAAGGATGGCAACCATGCAGGCATAGCTTCTGCTGTCGGTGGAACTCCGCCGCCTGCACTGACATACCAGTAG
- the LOC125418111 gene encoding uncharacterized protein LOC125418111 isoform X2: MKAEAVAAKPASVNASNPILSFNRYLFPFSRRISFSYQFSCSKAEPFSSAWLPRKASNLFEGRRLYSSHRAIHAVNGGERAYVSPWDEKPYEILPNGKKAYLDEQDIVTFLDPPKELIPLDPGSYNPAAYLWKKIEDIPEERRFRLPNLLKPRLIARAWQVAGTRYEDPKLAKRRDLNLPNKGGVTSLEYYDCRTSGGPMAIAWINFFKMAIFSCKDGNTYGRFIGGSFLTGLASSLSPLYFVVRQLKEVMSTEQPCDFACELEDGLFDIHDYPEGFPKPARHPYPFNDQVVVYIRHLGPGVLIGQAWQEGKALDQVPQKLFGEILMVKNYAGFTEDQ; this comes from the exons ATGAAGGCAGAGGCAGTGGCAGCAAAACCAGCAAGCGTCAACGCTTCCAATCCAATCCTCTCTTTCAATCGCTACCTATTTCCCTTTTCTCGCCGAATCAGCTTTTCTTACCAGTTTTCGTGCTCCAAAGCTGAACCCTTTTCATCTGCTTGGCTGCCGAGAAAAG CTTCGAATTTGTTTGAAGGCAGAAGGTTATATTCTTCTCATCGTGCAATCCATGCTGTCAATGGAGGTGAGCGTGCGTATGTATCTCCTTGGGATGAGAAACCATACGAAATTCTTCCAAACGGGAAAAAAGCTTATTTGGATGAGCAAGACATTGTGACATTTCTTGATCCACCGAAGGAGTTAATTCCTTTGGACCCGGGTTCTTACAATCCAGCTGCATATCTTTG gaaaaaaattgaagatattCCAGAGGAAAGGCGTTTTCGACTGCCGAACTTGCTAAAACCAAG GCTTATAGCAAGAGCTTGGCAGGTAGCTGGCACACGATATGAGGATCCCAAGTTAGCAAAGAGAAGGGACTTAAACTTGCCTAATAAAG GTGGTGTAACATCACTCGAATATTATGATTGCCGAACAAGTGGAG GACCAATGGCTATTGCTTGGATTAATTTCTTCAAGATG GCGATATTTTCTTGTAAAGATGGGAATACATACGGACGGTTCATTG GTGGATCATTTCTGACTGGACTTGCCAGTTCTTTAAGTCCATTGTATTTTGTAGTAAGACAGCTTAAGGAAGTAATGTCAACCGAACAGCCTTGTGATTTTGCCTGTGAACTTGAGGATGGGCTCTTTGACATCCATGACTACCCAGAGGGCTTTCCAAAACCAG CAAGACATCCATATCCTTTCAATGATCAGGTGGTTGTATATATTCGTCATCTGGGACCAGGGGTATTAATAGGGCAAGCATGGCAGGAAGGAAAAGCATTGGATCAGGTTCCTCAAAAATtgtttggtgagattttgatgGTGAAAAATTATGCTGGTTTTACAGAAGATCAGTAA
- the LOC125418111 gene encoding uncharacterized protein LOC125418111 isoform X1, which translates to MKAEAVAAKPASVNASNPILSFNRYLFPFSRRISFSYQFSCSKAEPFSSAWLPRKASNLFEGRRLYSSHRAIHAVNGGERAYVSPWDEKPYEILPNGKKAYLDEQDIVTFLDPPKELIPLDPGSYNPAAYLWKKIEDIPEERRFRLPNLLKPRLIARAWQVAGTRYEDPKLAKRRDLNLPNKGGVTSKRRDLNLPNKGGVTSLEYYDCRTSGGPMAIAWINFFKMAIFSCKDGNTYGRFIGGSFLTGLASSLSPLYFVVRQLKEVMSTEQPCDFACELEDGLFDIHDYPEGFPKPARHPYPFNDQVVVYIRHLGPGVLIGQAWQEGKALDQVPQKLFGEILMVKNYAGFTEDQ; encoded by the exons ATGAAGGCAGAGGCAGTGGCAGCAAAACCAGCAAGCGTCAACGCTTCCAATCCAATCCTCTCTTTCAATCGCTACCTATTTCCCTTTTCTCGCCGAATCAGCTTTTCTTACCAGTTTTCGTGCTCCAAAGCTGAACCCTTTTCATCTGCTTGGCTGCCGAGAAAAG CTTCGAATTTGTTTGAAGGCAGAAGGTTATATTCTTCTCATCGTGCAATCCATGCTGTCAATGGAGGTGAGCGTGCGTATGTATCTCCTTGGGATGAGAAACCATACGAAATTCTTCCAAACGGGAAAAAAGCTTATTTGGATGAGCAAGACATTGTGACATTTCTTGATCCACCGAAGGAGTTAATTCCTTTGGACCCGGGTTCTTACAATCCAGCTGCATATCTTTG gaaaaaaattgaagatattCCAGAGGAAAGGCGTTTTCGACTGCCGAACTTGCTAAAACCAAG GCTTATAGCAAGAGCTTGGCAGGTAGCTGGCACACGATATGAGGATCCCAAGTTAGCAAAGAGAAGGGACTTAAACTTGCCTAATAAAGGTGGTGTAACATCAAAGAGAAGGGACTTAAACTTGCCTAATAAAGGTGGTGTAACATCACTCGAATATTATGATTGCCGAACAAGTGGAG GACCAATGGCTATTGCTTGGATTAATTTCTTCAAGATG GCGATATTTTCTTGTAAAGATGGGAATACATACGGACGGTTCATTG GTGGATCATTTCTGACTGGACTTGCCAGTTCTTTAAGTCCATTGTATTTTGTAGTAAGACAGCTTAAGGAAGTAATGTCAACCGAACAGCCTTGTGATTTTGCCTGTGAACTTGAGGATGGGCTCTTTGACATCCATGACTACCCAGAGGGCTTTCCAAAACCAG CAAGACATCCATATCCTTTCAATGATCAGGTGGTTGTATATATTCGTCATCTGGGACCAGGGGTATTAATAGGGCAAGCATGGCAGGAAGGAAAAGCATTGGATCAGGTTCCTCAAAAATtgtttggtgagattttgatgGTGAAAAATTATGCTGGTTTTACAGAAGATCAGTAA
- the LOC125418112 gene encoding uncharacterized membrane protein At1g16860, protein MGSRFPSHQLSNGLYVSGRPEQPKERTPTMSSVAMPYTGGDIKKSGELGKMFDIPMDGSKSRKSGPITGPPSRAGSFGGAASHSGPIMPNAAARAAYTTSGPVPSSASVKKTNSGPLNKHGEPVKKSSGPQSGGVTRQNSGPIPVLPATGLITSGPISSGPLNSSGAPRKVSGPLESMGSMKAQGASVVHNQAVTNLSQGDEYSFRRNFPKPILWSVILIFVMGFIAGGFILGAVHNAILLIVVVILFGTVVALFTWNTCWGRRAIINFISRYPDSELRTAKNGQLVKVSGVVTCGNVPLESSFQKVPRCVYTSTSLYEYRGWDSKPANSTHRRFTWGLRSSERHVVDFYISDFQSGLRALVKTGYGARVTPYVDDSVVIDVNPENKDLSPEFVRWLGERNLSSDDRKMRLKEGYIKEGSTVSVMGVVQRNDNVLMIVPPPEPLATGCQWAQCIFPASLEGIVLRCEDASKNDVIPV, encoded by the exons ATGGGTTCCCGGTTCCCATCTCATCAACTCAGCAATGGCCTATATGTATCAGGCCGGCCTGAGCAGCCAAAAGAAAGGACTCCAACAATGAGCTCAGTAGCCATGCCTTATACTGGTGGTGATATAAAAAAGTCAGGAGAGTTGGGGAAAATGTTTGATATCCCTATGGATGGTTCTAAGTCTAGGAAATCTGGACCAATAACCGGTCCTCCTTCAAGGGCTGGATCTTTTGGAGGTGCTGCTTCACATTCAGGTCCCATCATGCCAAATGCTGCAGCTAGGGCAGCCTATACAACATCAGGTCCTGTTCCTTCTTCAGCTTCTGTAAAAAAGACAAATTCTGGGCCTCTTAATAAACACGGAGAACCTGTGAAGAAGTCATCTGGTCCTCAATCAGGTGGAGTGACACGACAGAACTCTGGCCCTATACCAGTTCTACCTGCAACCGGTCTTATAACATCTGGACCCATTTCTTCAGGGCCACTAAATTCATCTGGGGCCCCTAGAAAGGTATCAGGTCCTTTAGAATCTATGGGATCAATGAAAGCACAAGGTGCTTCTGTAGTTCACAATCAGGCTGTGACCAATCTGAGCCAAGGCGACGAGTATTCCTTCAGAAGAAATTTCCCAAAGCCAATACTGTGGTCTGTGATACTGATATTTGTAATGGGGTTCATAGCTGGTGGTTTTATTCTTGGAGCAGTTCACAATGCCATTCTCCTCATTGTCGTGGTAATTCTTTTCGGCACAGTTGTTGCATTATTCACTTGGAATACTTGTTGGGGAAGAAGAGCTATCATAAATTTCATTTCTCGCTATCCTGATTCTGAGCTTAGAACTGCTAAAAATGGACAACTCGTGAAGGTCTCTGGG GTGGTAACGTGTGGTAATGTGCCCCTTGAGTCATCCTTCCAAAAAGTTCCTAGATGTGTGTATACATCAACAAGTTTATATGAATATCGAGGATGGGATTCAAAGCCAGCAAACTCTACACATCGCCGTTTTACATGGGGACTTAGATCATCAGAG AGGCATGTGGTAGACTTCTACATCTCTGATTTCCAATCTGGCTTGAGGGCGTTGGTTAAGACTGGTTATGGAGCAAGGGTGACTCCTTATGTTGATGACTCTGTTGTTATTGATGTTAATCCAGAGAACAAAGATTTGTCTCCAGAGTTCGTCAGGTGGTTGGGCGAGAGGAATCTTTCAAGTGATGATCGTAAAATGCGACTAAAAGAAGG GTACATCAAAGAAGGTAGCACAGTTAGTGTGATGGGAGTTGTCCAGCGAAACGACAATGTGCTTATGATTGTCCCTCCACCTGAACCGTTGGCCACCGGATGCCAATGGGCGCAATGCATCTTTCCTGCTAGCCTCGAGGGTATTGTTTTGAGATGTGAAGATGCATCGAAAAATGATGTTATACCTGTTTAG